Proteins found in one Campylobacter sp. MG1 genomic segment:
- a CDS encoding radical SAM protein — protein MKVIFGPVNSRRFKKSLGIDLSPNEKCCNFDCLYCELGKAKLKYENKSNLSVEYIINELKEALKIHKDCDYISISANGEPTLYPYLDELIIKINEVKKNAKSLILSNASTIFDKNIQKALLNLDSVKLSIDSVNPKVFRKIDRTNIDINKIVQGIKEFSQIYKGELILECLVLDGINDNEKDFIALNDILKDIKATRLDLGTIDRPSDYNVKAASFEKLSKLASLITNIKVNIMSRNTNINKYDDLLKTISLRPLSSQEIDEKDIKMLDELVDKNIIKCVKINDINFYKLNKSNSN, from the coding sequence ATGAAAGTAATTTTTGGCCCAGTTAATTCAAGAAGATTTAAAAAATCTTTGGGTATAGATTTAAGTCCTAATGAGAAATGCTGTAATTTTGATTGTTTATATTGTGAGCTTGGAAAAGCTAAATTAAAATATGAAAATAAATCAAATTTAAGTGTTGAATATATAATAAATGAGCTAAAAGAAGCTTTGAAAATACATAAAGATTGCGATTATATAAGCATTAGTGCAAATGGTGAACCTACTTTATATCCATATTTAGATGAATTGATTATAAAAATAAATGAAGTTAAAAAGAATGCAAAATCATTAATTTTGAGTAATGCAAGCACAATTTTTGATAAAAATATTCAAAAGGCATTATTAAATCTTGATAGCGTTAAACTAAGCATTGATAGTGTAAATCCTAAAGTATTTCGCAAAATTGATAGAACGAATATAGATATAAATAAAATAGTTCAAGGTATAAAAGAATTTAGTCAAATTTATAAAGGTGAGTTGATTTTAGAATGCTTGGTTTTAGATGGTATTAATGATAATGAAAAGGATTTTATTGCTTTAAATGATATTTTAAAGGATATTAAAGCAACTAGACTTGATTTAGGAACTATTGATAGACCGAGTGATTATAATGTAAAGGCTGCAAGTTTTGAGAAATTAAGCAAATTGGCTAGTTTAATAACTAATATAAAAGTTAATATTATGAGTAGAAATACTAACATAAATAAATATGATGATTTGCTTAAAACTATTAGTTTAAGACCATTAAGCTCACAAGAAATTGATGAAAAAGATATAAAAATGTTAGATGAATTAGTAGATAAAAATATAATAAAATGTGTGAAAATAAATGATATTAATTTTTATAAATTAAACAAATCAAATTCTAATTAA
- a CDS encoding XRE family transcriptional regulator, whose amino-acid sequence MIETNDIFNLLHNAIESKENGKKISLQAMSQRLGLPMRTYQDWRLGNSKPQAVKAVFTMLCELDDDELLFLMSRIRKQLKD is encoded by the coding sequence ATGATTGAGACGAACGATATATTTAATTTATTACATAATGCGATAGAGAGTAAAGAAAATGGTAAGAAAATTTCTTTGCAAGCAATGTCGCAGCGTTTAGGATTACCTATGCGAACTTATCAAGACTGGCGTTTAGGTAATTCTAAACCACAAGCAGTAAAAGCTGTATTTACAATGCTTTGTGAATTAGATGATGATGAGTTATTATTTTTAATGTCTCGTATAAGAAAACAATTAAAGGATTAA